aaGCAACTTTAGCGAAGAGTAGAGTTGTACTCACTGTACTGAATTTGAGTAGCCAGCCACAGAAGAGGAGAACAGAATCCTTTCTCTTGTCCGCGTCCATTCCACATTTCAGTGCTTTGATttgaaaacaattaaataaataaataaaaatcccgGACGGAGCTGCTGTAACGTGGGGGAATGGTGAGTTTGTCGGGTTGGTGGGGGCGAACGCTGGACGGAGAGGAACCCCCTCAAAGAGTGCGGCGGAAGAGCCCTCGtttcgctctctccctcttgctgcTCGCCTGCCTGTCAGGCTGAGATGCCGGCTCTTGTGCGCCGTGCAGCTGTGCTCCTCCAgcaccctcctcctcctccctccctgcTCCGGTCCCAACACAATGCACTTCTGTGCCGCCCGGTGTACAAAAACGCGGCCGAAACGTGCTCCTTCTTCTAGCTCCGTAAAAAGCGAGGAGGGAGAAAAAGGCATAGCAAAAGGAGCAGGTTTAAGTTTGCcccgcttttttttttttttttttttttactaaccccccacccccctcccttCCCACCACCTCTAGTTTGTGGAATCGCTGCTTTTCAAGAGTGGGAGGGGACAAAGCCCAAAAGCTTCTGGGCAAGGAAACTGCGCATAATCCCCGCTGGTAGAAACTTCCTCCCTGGCGCTGGTAATAAGCGCTGCAGCAAGCAGGAATGTGAGGGCTGCTCTCAAAGAGGCCCAGTTAGACAAGGCTCAAAGTCACTTCACCATGACCTAGGGGTCAGACAGAGCAAGTGTGtgcaagagcaagagagaaagacttagacagacagacagaaagagagagagctaaaAGGGAGAAGGGGGGAGTTTAGGCAAGCAGAACCTACTGACATGCGTCTCAAGTACGTGGGACACTATGGAAGCACTACTGAAATAGCGATCATAAAGTACTGCATATAAGTCAGcgtttcatttttcagcaggaatttctgaggagattagacgtcatataatccacttgcacaagaaaagtcagaggaaaacaagtgaaaaaaacaggggttagcacagttaaaaaaattattataatatacagggagaatgggactcctaacaaccacctgaaaaaCCTGATAGAAGACAATAAGAGTCCCCGAAAAAGGGCACAGATATAGTAACAATTATATAGAGAACATTACATGAAGTAAACATTGGTTTAAGCATTGTTTTACAGGAGTTAGACTGTAATACAGTAAGGGAAGTTTGATGTGTAAATTGCAGGGTGTCCACTCTGGTTGATGAGCACTACAGCTCTGGGGGAAGAGATGTTAGCATGACTGGTTATGCTGGTTCCAATGGCCAAGaaactgttactgagaaaagaaaacaggacaaaagaagaacatttgaaatgttacaccaaaactggacacctGAGACATGAGGTGAGGTTGTTTGGACTGAAAAAGCAaaccttctaagactgaactttggaggtgtggaaaaatagtTTTGCAgagttctttgaaaaacaaagcaCGTCAGCTACAATAAAGAGAAGTGTGGATGCTAATGTTATAGTATCCAAGCCCAGTCTCAAGTCTTGGTCTTGGGGTAAGGTTTACATCGCCTTCGTCTGAGGTAACTAGAAACTGAACCTGTTTCTATCATTACCAAATAGCAACAAAACCTTAAAAAAGAACAGCCCTTTCTCGATAATTTTAAGTAACATTTGCCAATTGAGGATCTAAGTGATCCTGTCCCTCCTAACTgggtattatttgtttgttttagagaGGAATGAACAGGATATAAGCTCTCTGTTGTTTACTTCTAAAAAATTATAATGCAAAAGTTAAGACTAAGACTGTAGTTAAAAATATGCTTAgactatatattatttaatattacaaCATGTATTGTTCTACAACATGTTTCATCTATAATGAAGCACTGAATGCTCAATGAACTAAAAATAAGTTTCAAATTTTCCCCCTttcttctttatatttttatgctctgaaaaaaaatctatctgGTCTCGTCACTTCTGGTCTGGTTGGACTCGACACctacaaagtcttggtcttgactcagacttaaGACACGAACACAGAGTCTGAAGTTAAGTCTCAACTTGGAGTCAGCTCCAGTGGTCTTGACTGAAACCTCAGTGCagataatacacacacacacacacacacacacacacacacacacacattttctaagccacttctcccttagggtgcataataaataaataaatatatatatatatatatatatatatattttttttttttttaaatacatgatCTAGTTTTAGAGGCCTCTGTGTGACTTTCTtccaaatatgttttctgctttttcctggaTGCTGAAACATCAATAATCCATACTTAAAGGCAGagctgactggaaattaaataaataaaatgtggtctctgactcttGTACAGGACTGTACATGAGTCTATTTATACGGCTGCGGTAACTTAACCATCAAAACACTCTAACCTTTCTTCCTCATAAATTGAGggcaccaaaaaaaggttatTCATACGATGCAACACTTCTGCATctctaaagattttttttggtgTATGGTTCTTTAACAAACCTTTGTGTAAATGAGAAGTGAGAGACTACAGAACATGCAGAAGTTTAAAGAAACcccacataatataaaggttctaGGAAAGCCCTTGATCTAGAATCCCTACATAATGTGGAGGTTCTCTAAACCATCCAAAGCTCAAAAATcttaagcatgtttttttttttttgacagacCAGAGGTGCTTCTTCTACAGCATCGCCATAAAGTAATTCTGATGGACGTTTTTTAAGGTCTTGTTTCTTCTAAATGTTACTGACTACAGGGACAGCGTTcttaatattagtagtaatggtagtagtagtagtaatagtaatagtagtagtagtagtagtagttgttgttgtattAGTAGAAGTATAAAACGTGCTGCTGAATGCAGTCATatccaaaagtttgggcaccctggctCAAtatctaagtgtaaataagttcacAGTggacacatttctgcacatttaaatgcataaatgctgttttttgggGGGCTCAATTtaacatggttaaaaaaaaattaaaacaaaacgtgccctgtgcaaatgttatggcacatttttttattttaagttttattttttcaaatatggtAAACTCGGTGAACAAACAGAAACTGATTGAAGTGTGCAGAAGTATATATAAAGTAAGTATCTATAGAGGTGTGTTATTTTTTCAcatagaaagtcaacaaaatgtGTTACTATTGCATATTCAGCAGAGTTAAAATGATGTCAAACTTTGAAAACAACAGCTAAAGCAAGCAGTTTTGTGCTATTTACTGTTACCATACCTTAAAGTgtaattccaccaatttttcaaaatttgtgcTAAATCAAAgaggcttgatgtgaaatgctctgttctagttaCTTAGAtgttcttttttactttttttttatttaaaaatttctgcataattgttTTGGTGCGATAGAAACCAACTCATTTAGAGTGGCTTGATGCGCGTTATAGAAAAACATACCAATTCagacatctttacagtggtggtgataggaagcagaggtcacaatgtctacaactcaAATCTAACTATTCTGGCATTTATGTGTACTTACACGTGTATTCTGAGGTGTTATATGTAATGGTGATGACggtaaaattgttttaaatctgAAGAAAAGGTTTcttgtacccctccaccatgaatggcctttaaaaaatatacattctaggccaaaatcttctcataATTATCGCaaagcaatgtctcagacatcagtcaGAGTATTCATCACCATATGGTGTAATAACTTTATctgaggcagcttttagagccattaaactcttcaaatgtctggttcccaccaccaccactgtgaacaattctgactcattaagtttctctggaacaaagcatttcaggtcaaaccactttaaatgactcagtttacattttaaccatttaattatggaaAAATGGTTAAAGCAATCAgcggaatttccctttaaggcaTAATTTTGAGAAGTACAGAAAATCTATGATTGATAAATGATATACAGAGACTCAAGTGCAGTCAAAATTTGCTTATTTTGTGAGTCTAGAAGTTCTGGGATTTACCATTAATTGATTACAATAATGGTGCCTAGCTCAGGACTCAGGAGGGCTGGAGTTCAGCACTGTTTGAGGATTTTTCTGCTACAACACACATAGCAAACCtactaaacctaaacctgttGAGAGGAGTTGAATCAGATTTGTTCAAGCAGAGAAATCACCACACTGTGTCCTCTCAGTTGGAAACCCACACTACAAAGTCTAATATACCACATACAAAGGTCGAAATAGATGAAGAGTATTAGCTCTGTTCCAATCTCaagcttgtacttaatgtcaGGTACGACTGGAAATCAGATAAataaatggtggtctctgacttttgtacagaaCTGTATGAGAGTCTGTTATTTATGGCTCTGTGGTAACTTAACCATCAAAACACTAATTTTTCTTCctcttacactcttaaaaggcTGCCAAAAAAGAATTCCTTGCACAATGTGAGAGTAGAAGCACTTTTGGGTCTCAAAACAGCTTCCAGTGGACGGTTCctcaaagaaccgtttttgTAAACGAGATGTGTGAGACTGAAAAGCCTTTTTCAAGTTTAAGGaacttccacataatgtaaaggtttaaAGAAACAGGGTATTAGCTTTGTTCCAAACTCAGCAGGAGTCATTTTAGGCTGAGGTACTGAAGTTTCTTTGAGTGGGAAAGCTGGAGGGATGATTACAAATTACAGCACTCCAGGCTAATGCCCCTGGGACAACAAAAATAGCCCACAGGGTGATATTTAAACCGTTCTCAGACACTTCAGGGACGATTAGCTCAAACACTTAATGTATGTAAAACACAATTATAAAATCACGTATGCGCCATCCATCCAAAGCAATGTTTAATCCAGAAATTTCCACCAAATTTCTTCCACCagcataatgctaatttcctTTAGCCCATCAATAGAAATTCCTATATAAtattagcatcaagctaacaaTAATATCCATTCAAGTTTTTTTTAGCATGCTTTACCTTAAACTTGGGCAATTACAGCCTGAAACCGATATTTTAATAAGATTTTCTAATTTCGTTTGTTGGGGGTTTAGAGTTTCTATAGAACGTAGATTATAGTGGTAACTTACAGACTAGTCAAGTTCTCGCTGTGTTCAGTGATAAGCCAGCAAGGTCTTATACAGCCCGAACATTTAACCATTTCAGACCCAAACTATATTACAGGGCAcaaaaaatatgctttttccCTAAAGACAGCCATAAATAATGATATTCcagtatttatatattataactaGTGACTGCGACAAAACTTGAACACAATCTGAATTCACAGAGATTCATTCTGCATTTTAAGAACACAGTTCATTACAAGGAATAaagtgatgttttaaaacattacttaCACAGTTGTAGAGCGTGTGATGCACATTATTTCATAGATACTAGATAAATGTATTTATGGACCACAGATGTGTTTGTATGCATTCCATTGTCTCATGATACAGTAGTAGAAAATTTGTAATGTGAATAAATtgtaaaaatgtgaataaagcagtattttttttaaacggtTAATATTCACCAGATAATGAGTGTTTTTTCACACTTATTTTAAGCTCTTCACTAAAATAGTGTTTTGAAAAAgaatacacacatttttcacagtTCCATCTGAAATATCACTAAATAAAAGTCTTTCTAATATAACTCCTTTGCCATGCCCACATCAGCTATCAATATTTTTCGGGACAGTTCTGAAAACGTTAGTCTGGAATCCTGTAATACATCCAAAATGAAATTTTTAAGATGAATTATAGATTTTCAAAGACAgatttccaaaacaaaaaatgtctttattccTCTTATCATGTTCTACATAGTTAAATGCTGAATCCACAAAATTTAATGACAAAAATTAATATCCATTCAAGTTTAGCACATTTTACCTTAAACCTGGTCAATTACATATATTTAAGTAAGATTTTCTTACCTTGTTTGTTGAAGATTTTCTTACTTTGTTGTTTCTCACACTTAAAAATATTAAGTTAAAGCTCTTTATTAACACAGTATATGAGACTAAATAAGTATTTTTAACATCAGCCCTTTGAAATGCCCACATCACTACTAATCAataattttaagaaaatataataatatatctgTCCATTTGCTGTCCATCCTATtacattaaactttttttttttaatgattgcCACATTAACCCCTTTCAGCAGGCCTCATAATGAGACGAAATTTTCTTGCCGATATTTTTGGTAATATACGCAAATACAGTTGTTTAAATCAAAATATTATTCAAATATGAAGGTAAATTTAAGTTTTATTAATTCAATATATTACATTTCAAGGCTGAACTGAAAGGCTTCCAATTCAGGTCGAAATAGCATTTTATAGCCCCTGTGAAAAAAGGTTAAATGACATGATGGACAGTAAGGGACATTTTTAAACCTTCAGAAGAGCTAAAGTGCAAAAGCTGATTTTACCTTTATTCAACATTAAAATAACGTAATAATTTGTTGTCTTCTCCATACTTGACCTGGACTGCCAAGCATAATGTCCACCCGGTCACtcaaaatatatacagtaaagttttttttttttattactattattaagaagtttagaATAGACACAGAAAATACATTACTTACTGTAGAACAACTGAGGCCACAAGGTCTAACCTGGATAACAGGGAGTAAGGCAGCCAGTTTAGCCTGGACTCATcagtgtgatatatatatatacacacacacacacacatacatatatatatatatatatatatatatatatatatatatatatatatatatatatatatatatatatatatatatacatacatacatacatacacacacacacacacacacacacactcacacaatatttccaaaagtgtcgtctgccttcacacgcatatggacttgagtggcatcccattattaatccatagggtttaatatgatgtcagcccaccctttgcagctatagcagcttcagctcttcttggagggctttccacaaggtttaggagtgtgtttatggaaatttttgaccgttcttccagaagcgcatttgtgaggtcagacactgatattggatgagaaggcctggctcgcagtctccgctctaattcatcccaaaggtgttctatcgggttgaggtcaggactctgtgcaggccagttaagttcttctacaccaaactcgctcatccgtgtctttggTATATAATATATACCACTGGTGTGTAGTCATGTTGGAAAAGGAAGGGGATGTTCCCAGACTGTTccccaaagttgggagcatgaaaatGTCCCAAATCTCtaggtgctgaagcattaagagttcctttcactggaattaggggccgagcccaactcctgaaacacaaccccacaccataatcccccctccaccaaactttactcttggtacagtgcagtcagacaaataccgttctcctggcaactgccaaacccagactcattcaTCGGATTGCTAGACAGagaaacatgattaaacacttcagagaacacgtctccactgctctagaggccagtggcggcgctttacaccactgcattcgacgctttgcattgtgcttggtgatgtaaagcttggatgcagctgctcggccatgaaaacccattccatgaagctctctacgctgttcttgagctaatctgaaggccacatgaagtttggaggtctgtagcgatcgactctgcagaaagttggtgacctctgcacactatgcacctcagcatccgctgaccccgccctgtcattttacatagccgttcacttcgtggctgagttgctgtcgttcaaaacgcttccactgtgttataatcccAATGACAGTGACACTAACACAGTACcccgctggaattcactgagctcctgagagcgacccattctttcactaatgttttctAGAACCAGTCTGCAGgcttaggtgcttggttttatacaccagtggccatggaagtgattggagcacctgaattcaattatttgggtgggtgagtgaatacttttggcaatgtattgtatatcgctgttgtctgaagaaaaccttgtatctccatttttgatgttatatatatatatatatatatatatatatatatatatatatatatatatatatatatatatatatatatattccattaacatttaaaaagaggcacctcaaacagaatgaaaatgacattttttggcttttgtaaaaaatgtttacggtgaggaaattttgtttttgtcatagtTTAACAGCAATTACagaggaactccaggtctacactgGTTTTCTCTATGACAAAAACCAACTCAACACATTTTGTTTCGTCTATATTTTTCACCTAAACCTCACTGGATCTTCTGAATTATGAGGGTCTATAAGTAGTCAAAATGCAGATGCATTCATGCTACAAGCGAGCTAACACTACTGTACGCATGAAAATAGGACtactgttaaactgttaaacttactgccaaagcaacttaACTAATGCATGTGGCAAAACGTACTGGTTTGTGTGGGGTATTTTCGTGAGGCTGCCAGTCTTATGTCTAATCAGCTCACAGCAAAGCTGGCTTATATGTAGCAACAGTCGTATTCCGGGTCCTTAACAACCAATCGTTTTGGAATTGCAGCTCAGCCCAGTGTGTGGAAGTGATTTTCAAAAAAAGCCATACATTTTTTCTCATAAAAACAATAAGCTCAGACCTTGAATTTCTAACATGAGCATGATGCTGACTACACAACGACAACACAACTATAAAAACACTATAGTCTACACTATGAAAAATGGCTCAGTAAATTAAACTTATAGCAACTTATTGGCAGCAGAGTTGCCAGGCAATTCATTTACCATACTCATACTGTAATGCTTGTTTACAGCAATGACATATTATACTTTTTTTGATGCAGtacaaaatttttaaaaatattttaaaattgcaGTTAAACTAACTAACAACAATAAACTATAAAGCACCTTTCACATAGCCAAGGCTGGTAAATACAGTTTGAAATtctaacaaaataaatcaatgcacttcttttatttcagttttcaaCTATTCTTTCAAAAGCTAAAAAGCCAACAAGCTCTTCTAGTAATACAAATTTAGGCTTTAAGTTTAAATCAGTGTTTTAGCTGAAGTTGTACAGTCTTAAAGCTCAAATGTGGAAAAGAAGTTGTACACCACATTTGGCATGACACTGCAAATTCCATACAGGCACAGCTAGCTGAAATTAACTTTAGCACAGCAGTGGTAAATAGGAACTAAGGTAAGCATACTTATAATGGGACAGTTTCTACATTATATTTTGGTGTATAATGTTAAtgacagataaataaaaagttaataAACTAAATTATCACATGCTTTACTTTATGCTGGTACAGGTTGAAACCAGCTAGCCAGGCTAATACTAATCAACTGTCCCACTTGTCAAGTATAAACTTGTTGCATTTACCCAAGTTCATAGATATTAAAGCCGCTTAAACAGCTCTTAATATTTAAAGAAtggaaaaacacttttatagtAAAGCTGCTAAGTATTTTTTGACGCATTATTTcaatattattacaatattcTATAGCCATAAGTAGTGATAAGGTGTTTGTTACAGTATAAACTGCCTTTACTATGAATGATTTCCCAGATGTTGTAGAAACTGTActttaaactgtatttaaagTATCAAACTGGCTTGAACACAGAAATAATAGAAATTCTTTACAGTATATGGACAATTCCACTGAATTAGCTCAAACTGCAATCCAGCAGTAAAAAAACAGTGTTCAGACCTTACAGATTTTGATTATAGATTGTGATCAAGGTCTTAACTGACATAGTAATAatctatataaacaaaaaaataatttaaagggTACTTTCGATCTTTTTCAGCTGTGAAAATAATACCTAGTTTTTTCCCTAATCTTgttgacattttttatttagatttattactagttaacatttttaaataataaaatacagtccCATGATTTCATGTCATTCTTGaaacagagttttagtccatagttTTTAGatccttattttagccacacccctgcattttagagtgGGAAgttgagactgcatccctgtccctcatggccacatgatgagcagttaagattccattgttttgaggtgtgtgtgtctcaAAGTCTAAAAATCATGTGGAACAATAAAAATTTTCAGTAcccaaacacattttctgcaactGCAAAGTCGTTTGTACTATGTAGCCCTCAAATACTATGATAatgattttgtgtgtaaaactgttcaaagccgtgtttgctggtcatgtacttgctagtgtttttgagttctgctcaaaattagctaaaattgccACTACAAAAACATCTGGTAAAATTGCAATCATTGTTTGGTTAGtgacaaaatataataattaaatgatttctttcaagaaaaaacaattaaagtaaaaaaatctaatcaaagTAAAAGCATCtcagtctaaagttaaagtccaactctgactttgaaccaacgCAGCAGAAGGatccttacacacacacacacgtatatattttctaagccacttctccctcaggcgTCCAAAAAACTATTACGTGATAT
The DNA window shown above is from Pygocentrus nattereri isolate fPygNat1 chromosome 18, fPygNat1.pri, whole genome shotgun sequence and carries:
- the LOC119265935 gene encoding uncharacterized protein LOC119265935 isoform X2, whose translation is MPFSPSSLFTELEEGARFGRVFVHRAAQKCIVLGPEQGGRRRRVLEEHSCTAHKSRHLSLTGRRAARGRERNEGSSAALFEGVPLRPAFAPTNPTNSPFPHVTAAPSGIFIYLFNCFQIKALKCGMDADKRKDSVLLFCGWLLKFSTWVEQHLLMQSRIADIKPGVESQGAGLCSLQLQEEPFQILLQQY
- the LOC119265935 gene encoding uncharacterized protein LOC119265935 isoform X3 codes for the protein MPFSPSSLFTELEEGARFGRVFVHRAAQKCIVLGPEQGGRRRRVLEEHSCTAHKSRHLSLTGRRAARGRERNEGSSAALFEGVPLRPAFAPTNPTNSPFPHVTAAPSGIFIYLFNCFQIKALKCGMDADKRKDSVLLFCGWLLKFSTWVEQHLLMQSRIADIKPGQKTVALVAAFAEDFMSW
- the LOC119265935 gene encoding uncharacterized protein LOC119265935 isoform X1, with amino-acid sequence MPFSPSSLFTELEEGARFGRVFVHRAAQKCIVLGPEQGGRRRRVLEEHSCTAHKSRHLSLTGRRAARGRERNEGSSAALFEGVPLRPAFAPTNPTNSPFPHVTAAPSGIFIYLFNCFQIKALKCGMDADKRKDSVLLFCGWLLKFSTWVEQHLLMQSRIADIKPGVESQGAGLCSLQAAKVSTVSADPLLFTFTSSHNWRKGAVTKPSLLHCKGKEMENDPS